Below is a window of Diaminobutyricibacter sp. McL0608 DNA.
TGTCGCGCAGCTCCTCGCCAACTGGGAGTACCGCGGCGAGGGCGATGCCTTCGATCGCGTGCGCGGCTGGCTCGACACCGCAGGCGCGGCAGACCTGGACGTCTGGGTGATCGAACGCGATGTGCAGGATGCCGCCGAGTACGCCGAGACCTGGATCCGCGACGGCGGGACACGGCCCGGAACGGCCCGCTTCGACGAGCTCCTCTCCGCCTGGCTCGACGACTTCGCCGCGCGCGACGTTACCTCGGTCGGCTTCGGCTACGTGCTGGTGCGACGGCCGGAGGCGGGGACACCGACGCTTCGGAGGCTGGAGCGCCTGCACGGCTCGCTCGGCGAGAACGAGGCGGGCCTCGGCGTCCATCTCGGCGCCGCGCTCGCCGCCCACGACGGGCAGGCAGCGACCTCGGACTCCGAACTGGCGTCGTCACGGCTGGCCGTCGCGCCGGATGTGACAGAAGAGCGGCATTTCTGGCCGGGAGACGAGGGCCCGACGGCCATGCTGCTGCGCCAGGGCGGCGGCTTCGGCCGGACAGTTCAGGCCGGCACAGCGTTGATCGCGCTCGTGGGTGCGTGCGATGGAGATCTGACGGTCGGCGCGATCTGCGCGGCGATCGCACAGCTCCTCGAGGTCGACGCGGCCGAACTGACCGCCGAACTTCTGCCTTCGGTTCGCGGACTCATCGACGACGGCTTCCTGCTGCCGGTGACGTGACGATCCGGCCGCCGGGTCAGACCGCTGTCACGAATTCGACATCGCCCAGGACCCCGTCGCGAACGGTGGCGGTCAGGAACGTGCGACGGGGCTCGCGTCGGCGATCGGTCGGTGAGCCGGGGTTGAGGAGGCGGAGTCCGCCCGGGGTGGTGGTGTCCCACGGGATATGGCTGTGGCCGAACACGAGGATGTCCGTCTCGGGAAAGGCAGCCTCCATCCGGGTTTCGCGCCCCGCGGCACCGCCGGTCTCGTGGATGACGGCGAACCGCACGCCGCCGATCTCGGCCGTCGCGACTTCGGGCAGGCGCCTGCGGAGGTCGTCCCCGTCGTTGTTTCCGAAGACGCCGATGAGACGTCGTGAGCGCGCCTCGAGGGCATCCAGAGTCGCGACATCGACCCAGTCGCCCGCGTGGACGACGACGTCCGCGTCATCGACCGCACGCCACAGCGAGTCAGGAAGGATGCGGGCCCGCAGCGGTATGTGCGTGTCCGACATCACGACGATGCGCAGCGGCGATCCGGTGACCATTTCTCCAGCCTAGGCACCTCTCGTCAAGCGCAAG
It encodes the following:
- a CDS encoding metallophosphoesterase family protein → MVTGSPLRIVVMSDTHIPLRARILPDSLWRAVDDADVVVHAGDWVDVATLDALEARSRRLIGVFGNNDGDDLRRRLPEVATAEIGGVRFAVIHETGGAAGRETRMEAAFPETDILVFGHSHIPWDTTTPGGLRLLNPGSPTDRRREPRRTFLTATVRDGVLGDVEFVTAV